In the genome of Merismopedia glauca CCAP 1448/3, the window GGAGACAAATTTAGTAAAAGCATCTAGTTTATCGATTATTGAACCTGAAGCAGACACAAAAACGTCTTCTGTCAGTTCCAATTGCGCTCGATCCATCGCCGACAAGTATTTGGGTTCGCGAAACACTATTTTCCTTTTTTTTTGCGAATTAAGTCAATTTCTTTTTAGCATATAGATGAATAAGTTACCACACATCGAACAAGGTTAATTTACAATCTGATAAATGCTGAGTATTATCCTATAAATCGCGATTTTTTACATGAATTTGCCCAATAAAAACTGATGGCTCTAATAAACGTAGGGCAAAGCCTTAATTATCTAGTACCTGTAACATAACTTTATCCTCAGATTATTGTATTTGAGATCTTTTGTTTCCTCTGCTAGGATCGATAGAAAATAAGGGTAAGTATAACTATGGAAAATGATAATTTGCAGTTACTAACTCAAAAATGGTTTGTTGATAGCTGTAAGCAAAAATATTCCTATAACTTTACTTGGATGGGAAGACCAATAATTCAATATCCGCAAGATATAGTGGCTATGCAAGAGATTATTTGGCAAATCCAACCAGATTTAATTGTTGACACAGGAATTGCTCATGGTGGTTCATTAGTGTTTTATGCTTCCATGTTAGAGTTAATCGGTAATAATGGACAAGTTTTGGGTATTGACATTGATATACGCTCTCATAACCGAGTGGAAATCGAAAAACATCCGATGTATAAACGGATATCGATGATCGAAGGATCGTCTATTGACGAGAAGGTAGCAGCAGCCGTTTACGAATTTGCTAAAGGTAAGCAGCGAATCTTAGTCACACTTGATTCTAATCATACCCATGACCATGTATTAAGAGAATTAGAACTTTATTCACCATTAGTAACTAAAGGAAGTTATTTAGTCGTTTTCGACACAGCCGTTGAGGATTTACCTGATGACTTCTTTCCAGATCGTCCTTGGGGTAAAGGAAATAATCCCAAAACAGCAGTGTGGGAGTTTTTGAAAACTAATGAACGTTTTGAAATAGATAGAAGTATAGAATCTAAATTGCTGATTACTGTTGCACCTGATGGTTATCTAAAATGTATTAAAGATTAAAAGAGAATTTAGAGACTATTAACTAATAAGAAAAACTGGGCTGAATGCATCTAAAATTAGATTCTCTGTGATTTTTCTCAAGATGTATGCACGAGATCTACAGCATATACTGCGGTAAATTATGGCAATGAGGCTTGATTAACAGAGATTGTGCCTGGTTCATGGGATGGTTTGTGATGGGTGAGTAATTCATTCTAAATTCAGATCTTCCTAGGGGTAGAATTATCGAGGATGGAACTCCGATAATTTCGGTTTTTAATGGATAAATAGAGCGATCGCAGTAAAGTTGTGGTTCTTTCAAGTAAATATTTTTTGACCTTATGGATACAAAAAAACATCAAAATTATCAAACATTAATATTTTCCCGACAAAATATAAATCGACAAATTTTTAGGTGCTTGATTTATGAGTGTGAAGATTTGCTTTGTAAATTTACGCGAACTGAGTTACTAGCCCCAGAAAAAATTGAAGAATCTAATCCTGCCCAAAATCTCCGAACATCTGTTAATACTTTAGCCTTTAAGTTAGCTAAAATTGATAACTTTTCTGATCGCGTTAGATTAATTCAAACAGATATCAACAAAACAGTTTTAGATCGACAATACGATTTGTTTTTTACTTTTCTTTTGAAGACCGAGGAAATAGTAGATTTAAACAGTATCAAAAATTGGCGACAAAAATGCGATCGATCTGTGTGTTATATTGCGGAAATCTGGCCAACTAATTTAGATCTAGTATATCGTTACCGTCATCTTTTTCAAGACTTTGATGCGATCTTCCTCCACAATCAATGTTGTGTCAAGCAAGTCGAGGAAATTGTGGGTCGTCCTTGTTATTTTTTACCGGTCGGAATTGATGCGATTAAATTTTGTCCTTATCCTAAGTTACCTATACGTAGCATCGATTTGTATAGTATGGGACGGCGATCGCCCATTACACATCAAGCATTATTAGAACTAGCAGAAAAAACTAGTTTTTTTTATGTGTATGACACAACTAGAACTTTTGGCGTACCCGATCATCGCGAGCATCGTAGCCTGTTAGCTAATTTAATTCAAAGAAGCCGTTATTTTATTAACTATAAACATTCTGTGAATCGCGGTGCAAAATTAGGTGGTGCAGAAGAATTAAGCTCGCGTTTATTTGAAGGAGCCGCCGGTGGCACAATTATGTTAGGTGCTGCTCCAGATTGTGATGCTTATCGAGAATATTTTGACTGGCAAGATGCAGTCATTGAAATTCCTTATGAATGTACTAATATAGCGGAAATTATCGCTGATTTAGAGATTCAAGCCCAACGTTTGGCGATCGCCCGTCGTAAAAATGTGGTTAATTCTCTTTTGCGTCATGATTGGGTCTACCGTT includes:
- a CDS encoding glycosyltransferase; this translates as MDTKKHQNYQTLIFSRQNINRQIFRCLIYECEDLLCKFTRTELLAPEKIEESNPAQNLRTSVNTLAFKLAKIDNFSDRVRLIQTDINKTVLDRQYDLFFTFLLKTEEIVDLNSIKNWRQKCDRSVCYIAEIWPTNLDLVYRYRHLFQDFDAIFLHNQCCVKQVEEIVGRPCYFLPVGIDAIKFCPYPKLPIRSIDLYSMGRRSPITHQALLELAEKTSFFYVYDTTRTFGVPDHREHRSLLANLIQRSRYFINYKHSVNRGAKLGGAEELSSRLFEGAAGGTIMLGAAPDCDAYREYFDWQDAVIEIPYECTNIAEIIADLEIQAQRLAIARRKNVVNSLLRHDWVYRWEIILDKVGLKPTPAMQDRREKLKNLAEAIAQADL
- a CDS encoding cephalosporin hydroxylase family protein; the protein is MENDNLQLLTQKWFVDSCKQKYSYNFTWMGRPIIQYPQDIVAMQEIIWQIQPDLIVDTGIAHGGSLVFYASMLELIGNNGQVLGIDIDIRSHNRVEIEKHPMYKRISMIEGSSIDEKVAAAVYEFAKGKQRILVTLDSNHTHDHVLRELELYSPLVTKGSYLVVFDTAVEDLPDDFFPDRPWGKGNNPKTAVWEFLKTNERFEIDRSIESKLLITVAPDGYLKCIKD